The proteins below are encoded in one region of Apium graveolens cultivar Ventura chromosome 4, ASM990537v1, whole genome shotgun sequence:
- the LOC141721247 gene encoding G-type lectin S-receptor-like serine/threonine-protein kinase At4g27290 isoform X2 codes for MHKRVLVAASQSDDLDKGVYEKAVDTIRANQIIRDGTTIVSSGGHFELGFVSPGRSTNRYVGIWYKNIPKKTIVWIANREAPLNTTSGLLKLNSDGNLVIFDVSKTIVWSTNSSASVNNPVAQLLHSGNLVIRDGTDNSPENYIWQSFDTIGNTFLPGAKLGWNLETGLERYLSSWKSEDDPSPGEYTYHIDRNGFPQLLLRKGSYIDFRPGPWNGVRFSGTPNLTPNHIYTFDFVSNDKELYYHYTAVNSSVVTRVILHPLGYIQRWVWIEKYQIWQLYITAQMDDCDRYALCGAYGSCNINRSPACECLDGFRQKSQKEWDVADWSSGCVRKVQLNCSDGDGFVLHPGLKIPDTQGSWFDKNMSLDECKRVCLKNCSCTAYANTDIRGSGSGSGCLLWFNELIDIKELNKNGQDLYVRKASSEFAASVLARKGRPKLRFIIIPTVLTATMMLGIYLCVMRKKKIKHMGEIAGVTRQYYKHDGGNGKGDEDSELPLFDFTTLANATNGFSADSKLGEGGFGPVYKGMLDETKEIAVKRLSKNSTQGLQEFKNEVSCIARHQHRNLVKLLGCSVQEGERMLVYEYMPNKSLDSFIFDKEQSKGLDWPMRYNIINGIARGLLYLHQDSRLRIIHRDLKASNVLLDYEMNPKISDFGTARICGETETGADTTRVVGTYGYMSPEYAIAGKFSVKSDVYSFGVLLLEVVSGKRNKNFTHPDHNLNLLGHAWRMYANGEVLDIVDEVIAKSSHEHQSKVFRAIQIGLLCVQQYPADRPTMATVVLMLTSEIPLPQPKEPGFFNERKLFEGDSLSSSSNYCSVTTMAPR; via the exons CAGTAGACACTATAAGAGCCAACCAAATCATTCGAGATGGAACTACCATCGTTTCATCTGGTGGTCATTTCGAGCTTGGTTTCGTTAGTCCGGGAAGGTCTACAAATCGATATGTGGGTATATGGTACAAGAATATACCCAAAAAGACAATTGTATGGATTGCCAATAGAGAAGCACCTCTTAATACTACATCTGGTCTCCTAAAACTTAACAGCGACGGGAACCTTGTTATTTTCGATGTTTCTAAAACAATAGTATGGTCAACCAACTCCTCGGCATCTGTCAATAATCCAGTTGCACAGCTGTTACATTCTGGGAATCTTGTCATTAGAGATGGAACTGACAATTCTCCGGAAAATTATATCTGGCAAAGTTTTGATACAATAGGAAATACGTTTTTACCGGGTGCTAAGCTTGGGTGGAATTTGGAAACTGGGCTTGAAAGATACCTCAGTTCTTGGAAAAGTGAGGATGATCCATCTCCAGGTGAATATACATATCATATTGATCGCAATGGATTTCCGCAGCTACTGCTAAGGAAAGGCTCCTATATAGATTTTCGACCTGGGCCTTGGAATGGTGTTCGCTTTTCTGGCACGCCTAACTTGACACCCAACCATATATATACGTTTGATTTTGTTTCTAATGATAAGGAGCTGTATTATCATTACACGGCTGTTAATAGTTCAGTTGTTACAAGGGTAATACTGCATCCACTTGGATACATTCAAAGATGGGTATGGATCGAAAAATATCAAATTTGGCAACTTTATATAACTGCTCAGATGGATGATTGTGATCGTTACGCGTTGTGTGGAGCTTATGGCAGTTGTAACATTAACAGGTCTCCTGCATGCGAGTGCTTAGATGGATTTCGgcaaaaatctcaaaaagaatGGGATGTTGCAGACTGGTCAAGTGGATGTGTAAGAAAAGTACAATTGAATTGCAGCGATGGAGATGGATTTGTATTGCATCCGGGATTGAAAATACCAGATACTCAGGGTTCCTGGTTTGATAAGAATATGAGTCTTGATGAGTGTAAGAGGGTGTGCTTGAAAAATTGCTCGTGTACAGCTTATGCAAATACAGATATTAGAGGCAGTGGAAGTGGAAGTGGATGCCTGTTATGGTTTAATGAGCTTATTGATATTAAAGAACTCAACAAAAATGGTCAAGATCTCTATGTAAGAAAAGCTTCTTCTGAATTTGCTGCTTCTGTTTTAG CTAGGAAAGGAAGACCCAAACTAAGGTTCATTATCATCCCTACTGTTTTGACGGCAACAATGATGCTAGGCATATACCTCTGCGTAATGAGAAAGAAGAAAATCAAGCACATGGGAG AAATTGCAGGGGTTACAAGGCAGTATTATAAACATGACGGGGGCAATGGAAAAGGTGATGAGGATTCAGAGTTGCCATTGTTTGACTTTACAACCTTAGCCAATGCCACCAATGGCTTCTCTGCAGATTCTAAGCTTGGAGAAGGTGGATTTGGGCCTGTCTATAAG GGTATGCTAGATGAGACGAAAGAAATTGCTGTAAAGAGGCTATCAAAGAACTCCACTCAAGGGTTGCAAGAGTTTAAAAATGAAGTTTCATGCATTGCTCGACATCAACACCGGAACCTTGTGAAGCTTCTTGGCTGTTCGGTGCAGGAAGGAGAAAGAATGTTGGTGTACGAATACATGCCCAATAAAAGCTTAGACTCATTTATATTTG ataaggaacaaagcaagggACTTGACTGGCCTATGCGCTATAACATCATAAATGGCATCGCAAGAGGACTTCTCTATCTTCATCAGGACTCTAGACTGCGGATCATTCATAGGGATCTTAAAGCCAGCAATGTTCTACTCGATTACGAGATGAACCCAAAGATTTCAGACTTTGGTACTGCAAGGATCTGTGGAGAAACTGAAACAGGAGCCGATACAACTAGAGTAGTTGGAACGTA TGGTTACATGTCCCCTGAGTATGCAATCGCTGGCAAATTCTCGGTGAAATCTGATGTCTACAGCTTTGGGGTATTGCTGTTAGAGGTAGTCAGTGGGAAGAGAAACAAAAATTTTACTCATCCGGATCACAATCTTAACCTTCTTGGGCAT GCGTGGAGAATGTATGCAAATGGCGAAGTGCTGGACATAGTTGATGAGGTTATTGCAAAATCGAGCCATGAACATCAATCTAAAGTGTTTCGCGCTATCCAAATAGGATTGCTATGCGTGCAACAATATCCAGCAGATAGGCCAACCATGGCAACCGTGGTACTAATGCTAACTAGTGAAATTCCCCTGCCCCAGCCTAAAGAACCTGGATTCTTCAATGAGAGGAAACTGTTTGAAGGAGACTCTTTGTCGTCTTCATCCAACTATTGTAGTGTCACAACTATGGCTCCCAGATAA
- the LOC141721247 gene encoding G-type lectin S-receptor-like serine/threonine-protein kinase At4g27290 isoform X1, which produces MNTPRLMEGHSSTTALLSMLFFLNFFCLSLNSVAVDTIRANQIIRDGTTIVSSGGHFELGFVSPGRSTNRYVGIWYKNIPKKTIVWIANREAPLNTTSGLLKLNSDGNLVIFDVSKTIVWSTNSSASVNNPVAQLLHSGNLVIRDGTDNSPENYIWQSFDTIGNTFLPGAKLGWNLETGLERYLSSWKSEDDPSPGEYTYHIDRNGFPQLLLRKGSYIDFRPGPWNGVRFSGTPNLTPNHIYTFDFVSNDKELYYHYTAVNSSVVTRVILHPLGYIQRWVWIEKYQIWQLYITAQMDDCDRYALCGAYGSCNINRSPACECLDGFRQKSQKEWDVADWSSGCVRKVQLNCSDGDGFVLHPGLKIPDTQGSWFDKNMSLDECKRVCLKNCSCTAYANTDIRGSGSGSGCLLWFNELIDIKELNKNGQDLYVRKASSEFAASVLARKGRPKLRFIIIPTVLTATMMLGIYLCVMRKKKIKHMGEIAGVTRQYYKHDGGNGKGDEDSELPLFDFTTLANATNGFSADSKLGEGGFGPVYKGMLDETKEIAVKRLSKNSTQGLQEFKNEVSCIARHQHRNLVKLLGCSVQEGERMLVYEYMPNKSLDSFIFDKEQSKGLDWPMRYNIINGIARGLLYLHQDSRLRIIHRDLKASNVLLDYEMNPKISDFGTARICGETETGADTTRVVGTYGYMSPEYAIAGKFSVKSDVYSFGVLLLEVVSGKRNKNFTHPDHNLNLLGHAWRMYANGEVLDIVDEVIAKSSHEHQSKVFRAIQIGLLCVQQYPADRPTMATVVLMLTSEIPLPQPKEPGFFNERKLFEGDSLSSSSNYCSVTTMAPR; this is translated from the exons ATGAATACACCAAGGCTAATGGAAGGCCACAGTTCTACAACTGCTTTGCTTTCAATGTTATTCTTTTTAAACTTTTTCTGTCTTTCTTTAAACTCTGTAGCAGTAGACACTATAAGAGCCAACCAAATCATTCGAGATGGAACTACCATCGTTTCATCTGGTGGTCATTTCGAGCTTGGTTTCGTTAGTCCGGGAAGGTCTACAAATCGATATGTGGGTATATGGTACAAGAATATACCCAAAAAGACAATTGTATGGATTGCCAATAGAGAAGCACCTCTTAATACTACATCTGGTCTCCTAAAACTTAACAGCGACGGGAACCTTGTTATTTTCGATGTTTCTAAAACAATAGTATGGTCAACCAACTCCTCGGCATCTGTCAATAATCCAGTTGCACAGCTGTTACATTCTGGGAATCTTGTCATTAGAGATGGAACTGACAATTCTCCGGAAAATTATATCTGGCAAAGTTTTGATACAATAGGAAATACGTTTTTACCGGGTGCTAAGCTTGGGTGGAATTTGGAAACTGGGCTTGAAAGATACCTCAGTTCTTGGAAAAGTGAGGATGATCCATCTCCAGGTGAATATACATATCATATTGATCGCAATGGATTTCCGCAGCTACTGCTAAGGAAAGGCTCCTATATAGATTTTCGACCTGGGCCTTGGAATGGTGTTCGCTTTTCTGGCACGCCTAACTTGACACCCAACCATATATATACGTTTGATTTTGTTTCTAATGATAAGGAGCTGTATTATCATTACACGGCTGTTAATAGTTCAGTTGTTACAAGGGTAATACTGCATCCACTTGGATACATTCAAAGATGGGTATGGATCGAAAAATATCAAATTTGGCAACTTTATATAACTGCTCAGATGGATGATTGTGATCGTTACGCGTTGTGTGGAGCTTATGGCAGTTGTAACATTAACAGGTCTCCTGCATGCGAGTGCTTAGATGGATTTCGgcaaaaatctcaaaaagaatGGGATGTTGCAGACTGGTCAAGTGGATGTGTAAGAAAAGTACAATTGAATTGCAGCGATGGAGATGGATTTGTATTGCATCCGGGATTGAAAATACCAGATACTCAGGGTTCCTGGTTTGATAAGAATATGAGTCTTGATGAGTGTAAGAGGGTGTGCTTGAAAAATTGCTCGTGTACAGCTTATGCAAATACAGATATTAGAGGCAGTGGAAGTGGAAGTGGATGCCTGTTATGGTTTAATGAGCTTATTGATATTAAAGAACTCAACAAAAATGGTCAAGATCTCTATGTAAGAAAAGCTTCTTCTGAATTTGCTGCTTCTGTTTTAG CTAGGAAAGGAAGACCCAAACTAAGGTTCATTATCATCCCTACTGTTTTGACGGCAACAATGATGCTAGGCATATACCTCTGCGTAATGAGAAAGAAGAAAATCAAGCACATGGGAG AAATTGCAGGGGTTACAAGGCAGTATTATAAACATGACGGGGGCAATGGAAAAGGTGATGAGGATTCAGAGTTGCCATTGTTTGACTTTACAACCTTAGCCAATGCCACCAATGGCTTCTCTGCAGATTCTAAGCTTGGAGAAGGTGGATTTGGGCCTGTCTATAAG GGTATGCTAGATGAGACGAAAGAAATTGCTGTAAAGAGGCTATCAAAGAACTCCACTCAAGGGTTGCAAGAGTTTAAAAATGAAGTTTCATGCATTGCTCGACATCAACACCGGAACCTTGTGAAGCTTCTTGGCTGTTCGGTGCAGGAAGGAGAAAGAATGTTGGTGTACGAATACATGCCCAATAAAAGCTTAGACTCATTTATATTTG ataaggaacaaagcaagggACTTGACTGGCCTATGCGCTATAACATCATAAATGGCATCGCAAGAGGACTTCTCTATCTTCATCAGGACTCTAGACTGCGGATCATTCATAGGGATCTTAAAGCCAGCAATGTTCTACTCGATTACGAGATGAACCCAAAGATTTCAGACTTTGGTACTGCAAGGATCTGTGGAGAAACTGAAACAGGAGCCGATACAACTAGAGTAGTTGGAACGTA TGGTTACATGTCCCCTGAGTATGCAATCGCTGGCAAATTCTCGGTGAAATCTGATGTCTACAGCTTTGGGGTATTGCTGTTAGAGGTAGTCAGTGGGAAGAGAAACAAAAATTTTACTCATCCGGATCACAATCTTAACCTTCTTGGGCAT GCGTGGAGAATGTATGCAAATGGCGAAGTGCTGGACATAGTTGATGAGGTTATTGCAAAATCGAGCCATGAACATCAATCTAAAGTGTTTCGCGCTATCCAAATAGGATTGCTATGCGTGCAACAATATCCAGCAGATAGGCCAACCATGGCAACCGTGGTACTAATGCTAACTAGTGAAATTCCCCTGCCCCAGCCTAAAGAACCTGGATTCTTCAATGAGAGGAAACTGTTTGAAGGAGACTCTTTGTCGTCTTCATCCAACTATTGTAGTGTCACAACTATGGCTCCCAGATAA